A genomic segment from Syntrophotalea acetylenivorans encodes:
- a CDS encoding biotin--[acetyl-CoA-carboxylase] ligase → MSQQSRQDEILMLFRQQPDAFVSGAEMSRVLGVSRTAVWKHIEQLRTLGYQIEAVTARGYRLRTSPDLLLPAELQTGLQTKVVGRELVYFTDTDSTNDRAHDLAKNGAEEGTVVIAESQQAGKGRLGRRWTSPAGVNLYASIILRPPIAPRYASQLTFLSSAAVARAIVDITGLTPTVKWPNDVLLDGCKVAGLLNELDAETERIRYLVLGVGVNVNMKAEQFPDDLRYPASSLAIARGQEVSRLLFTRTLLEHLDQLYDQYRREGFQPILQAWQGFFALTGRQVEVDCQGRLLQGQVVGLDDDGALLLQMADGRQERVLAGDVRPL, encoded by the coding sequence ATGAGCCAGCAGAGTCGCCAGGATGAAATTCTGATGTTGTTTCGGCAGCAGCCAGACGCTTTTGTGTCGGGTGCTGAGATGAGCCGTGTCTTGGGGGTCTCACGCACTGCGGTGTGGAAACATATCGAACAATTGCGCACTCTGGGTTATCAAATTGAGGCGGTTACCGCCCGCGGCTATCGCCTGCGTACATCGCCAGACCTGTTGTTGCCGGCTGAACTGCAGACCGGTTTGCAGACGAAGGTCGTCGGTCGAGAGCTGGTCTACTTTACCGATACCGATTCTACAAATGACCGGGCTCACGACCTGGCCAAGAACGGTGCCGAGGAAGGGACCGTGGTTATCGCGGAATCCCAGCAGGCCGGCAAGGGACGCCTTGGTCGACGTTGGACCTCTCCTGCCGGGGTCAATCTCTACGCGTCGATAATTCTCAGGCCCCCCATCGCGCCCCGGTATGCTTCGCAACTGACCTTTTTGTCTTCAGCCGCCGTGGCTCGGGCTATCGTTGACATTACCGGCTTGACCCCGACGGTCAAGTGGCCAAATGATGTCCTGCTTGACGGGTGCAAGGTGGCCGGACTGCTCAATGAACTGGATGCTGAAACGGAACGGATCCGTTACCTGGTTCTCGGTGTCGGTGTGAATGTCAATATGAAGGCCGAGCAGTTTCCCGACGATTTACGCTACCCGGCATCCTCGCTGGCAATAGCCCGTGGACAGGAGGTGTCGCGGCTTCTCTTTACCCGAACCCTGCTGGAACATCTCGATCAACTGTATGATCAGTACCGCCGGGAAGGTTTTCAACCGATACTGCAGGCATGGCAGGGTTTTTTCGCCTTGACCGGACGGCAAGTCGAGGTTGATTGTCAGGGGCGCCTGCTGCAAGGCCAGGTTGTCGGGCTCGATGACGATGGTGCTCTATTGTTGCAGATGGCCGACGGCCGGCAGGAACGTGTTTTAGCCGGGGACGTGCGACCGCTCTAG
- the nadC gene encoding carboxylating nicotinate-nucleotide diphosphorylase has translation MFEIDRIIQNALQEDIGLGDVTTLATIEPGILSRAELVAKEDFVLSGMDVAARVFALLDEQVAFEKLREDGFAVQRGEVLAWLKGDAQVLLQGERVALNLMQRMSGITTHTARFVKEIADTDAAVVDTRKTTPGLRCLEKYAVRMGGGRNHRTSLYDGVLIKENHIAAAGDIATAVERSRQRAPHTLRVEVETTSLAEVELALAAGADIIMLDNMDLDTMREAVQLIDKRALSEASGGVTLKTVRAIAETGVDYISVGALTHSSRAVDISMLFQ, from the coding sequence ATGTTTGAAATAGATCGTATTATTCAGAATGCTTTGCAGGAAGATATCGGCCTCGGTGATGTTACTACTCTGGCTACCATCGAGCCTGGCATACTCAGCCGGGCCGAATTGGTTGCCAAGGAAGATTTTGTCCTGTCGGGCATGGATGTGGCCGCCCGGGTTTTTGCCTTGCTCGACGAGCAGGTTGCTTTCGAAAAGTTGCGTGAAGACGGCTTTGCTGTACAGCGTGGTGAGGTGCTGGCCTGGCTCAAGGGCGATGCTCAAGTATTGCTTCAGGGGGAACGGGTGGCGCTTAACTTGATGCAGCGCATGAGTGGTATCACCACCCATACGGCCCGTTTCGTTAAAGAAATTGCGGACACCGATGCCGCCGTGGTCGATACCCGCAAAACCACCCCCGGATTGCGCTGTCTGGAAAAATATGCGGTTCGCATGGGTGGCGGGCGGAACCATCGTACTTCCCTGTATGACGGGGTGCTGATCAAGGAAAACCATATCGCTGCAGCAGGGGATATCGCCACGGCCGTTGAACGGTCCCGGCAACGGGCCCCCCATACGCTGCGGGTCGAGGTGGAAACGACGTCTCTAGCTGAGGTCGAATTGGCTTTGGCTGCAGGAGCCGACATCATCATGCTCGATAATATGGATTTGGATACCATGCGGGAGGCGGTCCAGTTGATCGACAAGCGGGCCTTGAGCGAAGCTTCCGGTGGGGTCACCCTGAAAACGGTGCGGGCCATCGCTGAGACTGGGGTGGACTATATCTCCGTCGGTGCTTTAACCCATTCCAGCCGGGCTGTTGATATTTCCATGCTGTTTCAGTGA
- a CDS encoding HD-GYP domain-containing protein has product MSQQQPAIWQDFFRLLVTAAANADLYNQQHPQVTRLCGKALELIKSLFGSKNQIDILLIDQNIVLDETPLSSNLHTVRFVEALRVHGIEHLSLQRAISQQELLQLIVLLTKRQDLSQQPKSSTSLRFGSIDMSKAGQTSTAVGATPLPSESDLVQYERERLSDICTGVGKKRSLSLNGLKEIVAHFLQALDQELNPLLAIFPLHQQDQYSFTHSTNVCLLTLAHARRLGLSGPLLHDIGIAALLHDIGKLFLPVDIINKPGKPNEEEWQIIRLHPVRGAEYLVGTPGVPQLAVVTAYEHHMKYDLTGYPGVRKDWQQHLGSHMVTIADIFDALRTKRAYREAMGANRVYEMLTDLSGSELHPELTASFLQMINQATVPATAPETT; this is encoded by the coding sequence ATGAGCCAACAACAGCCTGCTATCTGGCAAGATTTTTTCCGTTTGTTAGTCACTGCCGCAGCAAATGCCGATCTTTACAACCAACAACACCCGCAGGTAACCCGCTTGTGCGGCAAAGCCCTTGAACTGATTAAATCCCTGTTCGGCAGCAAAAATCAAATCGATATCTTGCTCATCGACCAGAACATCGTTCTTGATGAGACTCCCTTATCGTCAAATCTTCACACCGTCCGTTTCGTCGAGGCGCTAAGAGTTCACGGCATCGAACATCTCAGTTTACAAAGGGCTATAAGCCAACAGGAACTTTTGCAACTGATTGTGTTGTTGACCAAGCGCCAGGATCTCTCTCAACAGCCCAAAAGCAGCACGAGTTTACGGTTTGGAAGTATCGACATGTCAAAGGCAGGGCAAACCTCAACAGCTGTCGGGGCGACACCTCTTCCCAGTGAGAGCGACCTGGTGCAATACGAACGGGAACGGCTATCCGATATTTGTACCGGTGTCGGCAAAAAGCGTTCCCTCAGCCTAAATGGACTCAAAGAAATTGTTGCCCACTTTCTGCAGGCCCTGGACCAGGAACTTAATCCCCTGCTGGCTATTTTTCCACTGCATCAACAGGATCAGTACTCCTTTACCCACTCAACCAACGTCTGTCTGCTTACTCTGGCTCATGCCCGCCGGCTCGGCCTTAGCGGCCCCTTGCTCCACGACATCGGCATTGCGGCACTGCTGCACGATATCGGCAAACTGTTTCTGCCTGTCGACATCATCAATAAACCGGGTAAGCCCAACGAAGAGGAATGGCAGATAATTCGCTTACATCCTGTACGCGGCGCAGAATATCTCGTCGGCACACCGGGGGTTCCGCAACTGGCGGTGGTAACAGCCTACGAACACCATATGAAATACGATCTGACCGGGTATCCTGGGGTCAGAAAGGATTGGCAACAACATCTGGGCAGCCACATGGTTACCATAGCCGACATCTTCGACGCTCTGCGCACCAAGCGCGCCTACCGTGAGGCTATGGGAGCCAACAGGGTCTACGAAATGCTGACTGATCTATCAGGCAGCGAACTGCATCCGGAGCTCACTGCAAGTTTCCTTCAGATGATTAATCAAGCGACAGTACCGGCAACTGCACCGGAGACAACCTGA
- a CDS encoding MogA/MoaB family molybdenum cofactor biosynthesis protein yields the protein MSQTGNFAIGILTLSDKGSRGEREDISGQVIREMVTPLGSIQEYQVVADDLEQIVATLVDWTDAKKLDLILTTGGTGMSPRDVTPEATLRVIDWQIPGMAEAMRSSSMQITPHAMLSRALAGVRGETMIINLPGSPKGVRENLAVVLPALEHGILKLKGDPSDCAR from the coding sequence GTGAGCCAAACAGGGAATTTCGCCATTGGCATACTGACCCTCTCCGACAAAGGCTCTCGAGGAGAGCGAGAGGATATCAGTGGCCAGGTGATACGGGAAATGGTCACTCCCCTCGGCTCGATTCAAGAGTATCAGGTTGTGGCCGATGACCTGGAGCAGATCGTTGCCACGCTGGTAGATTGGACTGATGCAAAAAAACTCGATCTGATTCTAACCACCGGCGGTACGGGCATGAGTCCGCGGGATGTAACCCCCGAAGCAACTTTGCGGGTGATCGACTGGCAGATCCCGGGTATGGCCGAGGCCATGAGGTCCAGCAGTATGCAGATCACTCCCCATGCCATGTTGTCCCGAGCCCTGGCCGGGGTCCGGGGAGAAACCATGATTATCAATCTGCCCGGCAGTCCTAAAGGGGTTCGCGAAAATCTGGCCGTGGTTCTGCCCGCCTTGGAACACGGGATCCTCAAGCTCAAAGGTGATCCGTCCGACTGCGCTCGTTGA
- a CDS encoding type III pantothenate kinase gives MLLVIDVGNTNTVLGLYRGEDLVQNWRITTDKTRTVDEYAMLIHELLRLGDISMSDIEDVIISSVVPPTKDALEGLCRKYFKRAPYLIGPGIKTGMPIHYDNPREVGADRIVNAVGAYEKRRCSLIIVDFGTATTFDLVSARGEYQGGAIAPGLNISAEALFQRASKLPRVEFSRPPHVIAKNTVNSIQAGLFFGYVGLVDGIVGRMRQETRENPQVIATGGLAKIIAPASQTIQEVEPFLTLEGLRILYLLNKD, from the coding sequence ATGCTGCTGGTTATTGATGTAGGAAATACCAATACAGTACTCGGCCTTTATCGGGGCGAGGATCTTGTGCAAAATTGGCGAATTACCACCGATAAAACCCGGACGGTGGATGAGTATGCTATGCTTATCCATGAGCTATTGCGTTTGGGCGATATATCCATGTCGGACATTGAGGATGTCATTATTTCCAGCGTTGTGCCGCCGACTAAGGATGCTCTGGAAGGATTGTGCCGCAAATATTTCAAGCGCGCTCCTTATCTGATCGGACCGGGAATCAAGACCGGCATGCCGATTCATTACGATAATCCCCGGGAGGTCGGTGCGGACCGTATCGTTAACGCCGTTGGGGCTTATGAGAAACGCCGCTGCAGTTTGATCATTGTCGATTTCGGTACCGCCACAACTTTTGACCTGGTATCGGCCCGTGGTGAATACCAAGGGGGAGCTATCGCCCCTGGACTGAATATCTCGGCCGAAGCATTGTTTCAAAGAGCCAGCAAACTGCCGCGAGTCGAATTTTCCCGGCCTCCTCACGTGATTGCCAAAAACACCGTGAACAGTATTCAGGCTGGACTGTTTTTCGGTTATGTCGGGTTGGTAGACGGTATCGTGGGTCGTATGCGCCAGGAAACCCGGGAAAATCCGCAGGTGATCGCTACCGGCGGTTTGGCCAAGATTATTGCCCCGGCATCACAGACCATTCAAGAAGTCGAGCCATTTTTAACGTTGGAGGGTTTGCGAATACTGTACCTGCTTAACAAAGATTGA
- a CDS encoding helix-turn-helix domain-containing protein, producing MSAENKIGAKLRQLREAKEMNIEQLAEKSQCHADQIRQIEEGALVPSLTPLMQISRALGVRLGTLMDDDPLNGPAVFNNAHAPNVIRFSGKDPEATSSNLDFVSMAAGKKDRHMEPFMIEVKPRTGEAAPLSGHEGEEFIYVISGSIQINYGKTTYELEAGQSIYYDSVVPHDVHAKGGEPARILAVVYVPC from the coding sequence ATGTCTGCCGAGAACAAAATCGGAGCCAAGCTGCGTCAACTACGCGAAGCAAAAGAAATGAACATCGAACAGTTGGCCGAAAAGAGCCAATGCCACGCCGACCAGATCCGGCAGATTGAAGAGGGCGCACTGGTCCCCTCCCTTACCCCGCTCATGCAAATTTCCCGTGCTCTGGGCGTGCGCCTCGGCACTCTGATGGATGATGATCCGCTCAACGGCCCGGCTGTTTTTAATAACGCCCATGCTCCCAATGTGATTCGCTTCTCCGGCAAAGACCCAGAGGCGACCAGCAGTAACCTCGATTTCGTCTCCATGGCGGCCGGCAAAAAAGATCGGCACATGGAACCCTTCATGATCGAGGTCAAGCCGCGTACCGGCGAAGCAGCGCCCCTCTCCGGCCACGAAGGCGAGGAGTTCATCTATGTGATCTCCGGCTCTATCCAGATCAACTACGGCAAAACTACCTACGAGCTGGAAGCGGGCCAGAGCATCTACTACGATTCGGTCGTGCCCCACGACGTGCATGCCAAAGGTGGCGAGCCCGCCAGGATTCTGGCCGTCGTCTACGTACCTTGCTAA
- a CDS encoding TIGR02266 family protein, producing MAKKKVLLANNGDLFKEVEDSFLYRDEYELLFAANGVAAYEIAVEERPALIFMDIVLPELNGDECCRRFKAHQDLRNIPVIMVAHGDREEELQRCERAGCDDLLLKPINRQLFIEACRRHLQISQREAPRVALRLSVHYGIGGEERQLLEYSINVSTGGLFIETPDPPAASTPLRLEFFLPGQERPIRCLGRVAWLNAEDGLQNPQLPKGMGVQFVDMSLDDMRLIRSFIMRELVA from the coding sequence ATGGCAAAGAAAAAAGTATTGCTGGCCAACAATGGAGACCTGTTTAAAGAGGTTGAGGATTCCTTTCTCTACCGGGATGAATATGAACTTTTGTTTGCTGCTAACGGTGTTGCGGCGTATGAAATAGCGGTCGAGGAACGCCCCGCTCTTATTTTTATGGACATTGTGCTGCCGGAACTTAATGGCGATGAGTGTTGTCGACGGTTCAAGGCACATCAGGATTTGAGGAATATTCCGGTCATCATGGTGGCGCATGGAGATAGAGAGGAAGAACTACAGCGCTGCGAGCGGGCTGGATGCGATGATCTTCTGCTTAAACCCATCAATCGCCAGCTCTTCATTGAAGCGTGTCGCCGACATCTGCAGATTAGTCAGCGTGAAGCCCCCCGGGTTGCTCTGCGACTCAGTGTGCATTACGGCATTGGCGGGGAAGAACGACAATTGCTAGAATATTCCATTAATGTAAGCACCGGTGGATTGTTCATCGAAACGCCAGATCCGCCAGCGGCATCAACTCCTTTGCGTCTGGAGTTTTTTCTGCCGGGGCAGGAACGACCGATTCGTTGCCTTGGCAGAGTTGCCTGGCTTAATGCCGAGGATGGTCTACAGAATCCGCAGCTGCCAAAGGGGATGGGAGTGCAGTTTGTTGATATGAGTCTTGACGATATGCGGTTGATCCGCTCTTTTATCATGAGGGAACTGGTGGCCTAG
- a CDS encoding AMP-binding protein translates to MPYTDKTIGAFFEEQAQRLPDHDFIVYPDRNLRWTFSQFNERVDQLAKGLLAIGIGKGDHVGIWATNVPDWTTFMFATAKIGAVLVTINTHYRRFELEYLVKQADLKALALIDNFRDHDYLQTVYELIPELKTSQRGQLESERFPELRSVIFIGQEKHRGMFNTRELMVLGDQDDNSELDRIKNSLDAHDVVNMQYTSGTTGFPKGVMLSHYNILNNGYYIGDRQKFTEADRLCLPVPLFHCFGCVLGIMAALTHGTTLVPLELFDPLLVLAAVQKEKCTAVYGVPTMFIAELAHPMFDMFDLSSLRTGIMAGSPCPEETMRQVMEKMHCTDITIAYGLTEASPVITQTRTDDSVAQRTGTVGAALPEIEVKLVDPDTGKEVESGARGELCCRGYNVMKGYYNMPEQTAEAIDAKGWLHSGDQAEVDTDGYYKITGRIKDMIIRGGENIYPREIEEFLYTMEGVLDVQVVGIPDEKYGEVVGAFIIRKEGVDITEEDVIDFTRTRIAPYKKPKHVIFVDAYPMTASGKIQKYKLREIASGKLGIEGKVFEDKIVE, encoded by the coding sequence ATGCCTTATACGGATAAAACCATCGGTGCGTTTTTCGAGGAGCAGGCACAGCGCCTGCCCGACCATGACTTCATTGTCTATCCCGACCGCAATCTGCGCTGGACCTTCAGCCAGTTCAACGAGCGGGTCGACCAGCTGGCCAAGGGTCTGCTGGCGATAGGCATCGGCAAGGGAGATCACGTCGGAATCTGGGCGACCAACGTCCCCGACTGGACCACCTTCATGTTCGCCACTGCCAAAATCGGCGCGGTGCTGGTTACCATCAACACCCACTATCGCCGCTTTGAACTGGAATACCTGGTCAAGCAGGCCGACCTGAAGGCGCTGGCATTGATCGACAATTTCCGTGATCACGATTACCTGCAAACGGTCTACGAACTGATTCCGGAGCTGAAGACCTCCCAGAGAGGTCAGCTCGAAAGCGAACGTTTCCCGGAGCTGCGCAGCGTCATCTTTATCGGCCAGGAGAAGCATCGCGGCATGTTCAACACCCGCGAGCTGATGGTTCTCGGCGACCAGGACGACAACAGCGAGCTGGACCGCATCAAGAACTCCCTGGATGCTCACGACGTCGTCAACATGCAGTACACCTCCGGGACCACCGGTTTCCCAAAAGGGGTCATGCTCAGCCACTACAACATCCTCAACAACGGCTACTATATCGGTGATCGACAGAAGTTCACCGAAGCTGACCGGCTCTGCCTGCCGGTGCCGTTGTTCCACTGCTTCGGCTGTGTACTCGGGATAATGGCAGCACTGACCCACGGCACCACCCTGGTGCCGCTGGAGCTATTCGATCCGTTGCTGGTGCTGGCGGCGGTGCAGAAGGAAAAGTGCACGGCGGTCTACGGCGTGCCAACCATGTTCATTGCTGAACTGGCGCACCCGATGTTCGACATGTTCGATCTCAGCTCACTGCGTACCGGCATCATGGCCGGCTCGCCCTGCCCGGAAGAGACCATGCGCCAAGTGATGGAGAAGATGCACTGCACTGATATCACCATCGCTTACGGTTTGACCGAAGCCTCGCCGGTTATCACCCAGACCCGCACCGACGATTCGGTGGCCCAGCGTACCGGCACCGTTGGCGCCGCGCTGCCGGAAATCGAAGTCAAACTTGTCGATCCGGACACTGGCAAAGAGGTCGAAAGCGGTGCGCGGGGCGAACTCTGCTGCCGGGGTTACAACGTGATGAAGGGCTATTACAACATGCCTGAACAAACGGCCGAAGCGATCGACGCCAAAGGCTGGCTACACTCCGGGGACCAGGCTGAAGTCGATACCGATGGCTATTATAAGATCACTGGCAGGATCAAGGACATGATCATCCGTGGAGGTGAAAACATCTACCCCCGTGAGATCGAGGAATTCCTCTATACCATGGAAGGCGTGCTCGACGTGCAGGTGGTCGGCATTCCCGACGAAAAGTACGGCGAAGTGGTCGGTGCCTTCATCATCCGAAAAGAGGGGGTAGACATCACCGAAGAGGATGTCATCGACTTCACCCGCACCCGCATCGCGCCATACAAAAAGCCCAAACATGTCATCTTTGTCGATGCCTACCCGATGACCGCAAGCGGCAAGATTCAAAAATACAAGTTACGAGAGATTGCCAGCGGGAAGCTCGGCATTGAGGGAAAAGTTTTTGAGGATAAAATAGTGGAATAG
- a CDS encoding MOSC domain-containing protein, whose amino-acid sequence MIKGKIVAVCTSQAKGGRKKDVGQGVLVENFGLQGDGHGGDGHRQISLLANESVAKMLAKGLDVGPGDFAENFTTEGLDLCSMPIGTRLKMGSEAVLEITQIGKECHERCQIYYQAGDCVMPREGVFARVLRGGPVANGDVIELLEGDWEVL is encoded by the coding sequence ATGATTAAAGGAAAAATTGTCGCTGTATGTACCAGCCAGGCTAAGGGTGGCCGTAAGAAGGATGTTGGACAAGGCGTCCTGGTGGAAAATTTTGGTTTGCAGGGCGACGGCCACGGTGGTGACGGCCACCGTCAGATCAGTTTGCTGGCCAATGAGAGTGTTGCAAAAATGCTCGCCAAGGGGCTCGATGTCGGTCCCGGCGATTTTGCCGAGAACTTCACCACCGAAGGTCTTGACCTTTGTTCCATGCCGATTGGCACCCGTTTAAAAATGGGCAGCGAAGCCGTGCTGGAAATTACCCAAATCGGCAAAGAGTGTCATGAACGCTGCCAGATTTATTACCAGGCCGGTGATTGTGTCATGCCTCGTGAAGGTGTTTTTGCCCGGGTATTGCGTGGTGGGCCCGTAGCCAATGGTGATGTTATCGAATTGCTTGAGGGCGATTGGGAGGTACTGTGA
- the fusA gene encoding elongation factor G: MGKYDTAKVRNFGVIAHGGAGKTSLVEAVLFNSGATDRLGRVDDGSSCMDFEPEEIKRNITIGAAVAHCEWQGHQLQIVDTPGYANFLHDTRTCLRALDGAVLLVSAISGVKAQTQKIMEWCQEFGVPVIAFVNKMDRERADFDRAISSMADSLETPAVAVTLPIGAEDDFRGVIDLVTMKAHLFKDDGSGDSETGEIPGELLDEAETQRIMLMEAVAETEDDLMEKYLEEETLTEDELLQGLRSGTLAGHFIPVLAGSAVRNAGVRELTDYVNLCLPSPIDRGSQAGTNPKTEELEERLPAEDQPFSALVFKTISDPYTGKLTLFRVYSGSLKSDSNFYNANKDVVERVGQIFMLNGKQQSSVQVATPGDIVAVAKLKETATGDTLCDGAKPICYECPEPMQPVISFALEAASKNDEDKINSALQKLVEEDPTLQVRRDEETKELVLSGMGQVHVEVTAEKMKRKFNVEVLLKAPKVPYRETLRGKAQLQSKYKKQSGGRGQYADVWLEIEPLPRGSGFEFVDKIVGGAVPRQYIPAVEKGIAEASLKGVLAGFPTVDFRVTLYDGSYHSVDSSEMAFKIAGSMGFKKGVEQAKPVLLEPVMQMNITVPDDCVGDVIGDMNSRRGKVLGMEPGAGTQVVAAQVPLSEVLKYAPELRSMTSDRGMFTMEFSHYQEVPAQNMQKLIAELNQEE, translated from the coding sequence ATGGGAAAGTACGACACGGCAAAAGTGAGGAATTTTGGGGTTATTGCACATGGCGGAGCGGGTAAGACCTCTCTGGTCGAGGCGGTCCTGTTCAACAGCGGGGCAACGGATCGACTAGGGCGGGTCGATGATGGTTCCTCCTGCATGGACTTTGAACCCGAGGAGATCAAGCGCAACATCACCATCGGCGCTGCTGTCGCCCATTGCGAGTGGCAAGGGCATCAACTGCAGATTGTCGACACACCTGGCTATGCTAACTTCCTTCACGATACTCGTACCTGCCTTCGTGCTCTAGATGGTGCGGTCCTTCTGGTTTCAGCCATTTCCGGCGTTAAGGCACAAACACAGAAAATTATGGAGTGGTGCCAGGAATTCGGGGTCCCCGTTATCGCTTTCGTTAACAAAATGGATCGCGAACGGGCCGACTTTGATAGGGCCATATCGAGTATGGCCGACTCCCTCGAAACTCCCGCTGTGGCAGTTACCTTACCCATCGGAGCGGAAGATGATTTCCGTGGTGTTATCGATCTGGTAACAATGAAAGCCCATCTGTTCAAGGACGATGGCAGTGGGGACAGCGAGACAGGAGAGATTCCCGGCGAACTGCTGGATGAGGCTGAAACCCAGCGGATAATGCTGATGGAGGCTGTTGCTGAAACTGAAGACGATCTGATGGAGAAGTACCTCGAGGAAGAGACTCTTACAGAAGATGAACTTCTTCAGGGGTTACGATCCGGTACCCTGGCCGGACATTTCATTCCCGTGTTGGCCGGCAGTGCGGTCCGCAATGCTGGAGTCAGAGAACTTACAGATTATGTCAATCTCTGTTTGCCGTCGCCTATTGACCGCGGCAGTCAGGCCGGCACCAACCCGAAAACCGAAGAACTTGAAGAACGTCTTCCTGCCGAAGATCAGCCTTTTTCTGCCTTGGTATTCAAGACCATATCCGATCCCTATACCGGTAAGCTGACTCTGTTCCGGGTCTATTCCGGCTCTCTTAAATCGGACAGCAACTTCTACAATGCCAATAAGGATGTCGTCGAGCGTGTGGGGCAGATTTTTATGCTCAACGGTAAGCAGCAATCATCGGTGCAGGTTGCCACGCCCGGCGATATCGTAGCGGTGGCCAAGCTAAAGGAAACAGCCACAGGCGATACTCTGTGCGACGGTGCCAAGCCGATTTGCTATGAATGCCCTGAGCCGATGCAGCCGGTTATCTCCTTTGCCCTTGAAGCGGCCAGCAAGAACGATGAAGACAAGATTAACAGTGCCCTGCAGAAACTTGTTGAAGAGGATCCTACGCTGCAGGTGCGGCGGGACGAGGAAACCAAAGAACTGGTCCTGTCGGGAATGGGGCAGGTCCATGTTGAGGTTACCGCCGAAAAGATGAAACGCAAATTTAATGTCGAGGTTCTGCTGAAGGCGCCCAAAGTGCCTTATCGTGAAACCTTACGCGGCAAAGCTCAGCTGCAAAGTAAATATAAAAAGCAGTCGGGCGGGCGCGGTCAATATGCGGATGTCTGGCTGGAAATCGAACCGCTGCCAAGAGGTTCCGGGTTCGAGTTTGTGGATAAAATCGTTGGTGGCGCGGTGCCTCGCCAGTATATTCCGGCGGTTGAAAAAGGTATTGCCGAAGCGTCGCTCAAGGGGGTTTTGGCCGGGTTCCCGACAGTGGATTTCAGAGTAACCCTGTACGATGGATCTTACCATTCCGTCGATTCATCTGAGATGGCTTTCAAAATTGCCGGATCGATGGGGTTCAAAAAAGGTGTAGAACAGGCCAAGCCCGTTCTGCTCGAGCCGGTTATGCAGATGAATATCACGGTACCCGACGATTGTGTTGGTGATGTGATCGGTGATATGAATTCCCGCCGAGGCAAAGTGCTGGGCATGGAGCCGGGGGCCGGCACCCAGGTGGTTGCTGCTCAGGTACCCCTTAGCGAGGTACTTAAATATGCCCCGGAACTGCGTTCGATGACTTCCGACCGCGGTATGTTCACAATGGAATTTTCCCATTATCAAGAAGTGCCTGCACAGAATATGCAAAAACTGATTGCCGAGCTCAATCAGGAAGAGTGA